The sequence TTTTAAATCATATTCTGATAAAATTTCGTCATTATTTTCAAGTAACTCTTCATTAGTAATAGGAATTAAATTTACTCCTCTAGCTCTTCTTTGCTTTCTTTTATTGTCGGCAGCAGTTATGACAGCACTATTCTGTTCGTCGTTTAAAACATTTTGAAGTTTAAATCGTTTTTCTTTGTTTTCTCCATTTTTATCAATTTCAAAATAAACCGCTTCTTCTGATTTTAAGAGTTCTTTTCGATCGCTATCATAATGATCTATGGTATGTTCCCCAAATGTTTTAAAATAATATGGCTCATAAGCCTTATTTTCTTCTACAGGGGCAAATCCTATTTGGCTACTAAGATTATCTAAATTACTTTTCCATTTTCCACTTTCGGTTTTCCCCCAGTTATACCCCATCTGCATACCTGTATGAACTGTAGGAAGTGGAGGAGCAGGAGCACCAAACTCAACCCCAATATTACCTCCAGCTGTATTGGAACGCATGTATTGATTCGTTCCTATTCCCAAATCGGAACGGAAAGGTCGATAGCTATTTCCAATCCCTTGCCCAACAACTAAATAATTATCGTAAGTAAAAGAAGGAATCGCTAACATTTCTGATGTTTTATGAACCATTCCGTCTTTTTCTCGTCCCATATCACTTAATGCTCGTGAATCATGAAGTCCATCATATTTTTCTAGGTTTAAATAGCCTACTGCTGGATAAGACATCAAATTACTATTTAACTCCTGTTTATTGTAAAACCCAGAAACACCAAACCCTCCATAAGCACCTGCACCATCAACTCCTAAGTTGTATGCTATATTTAAACTAGACCCTACAAAAGCTGTAGAAACAGCCGGAGAATAAGAGTTATTAGACATCGGTATTGCTGCTTTTCCTCCTGCTCCATAATTAATATTTCTATCTTCATCACTATTGGTTTTTGAACATGACTCAACACTTTTGCTCATAGAAAAACCTAAAGAGGTTTGAGTTAACCCCAACCTAGAATTATAACCTGCACTAATTGATGTTTTAACAGAATTTCCTTTTGCTCCCGATTTAGAAGATATAGTTAACTCTGGTGACGCTCCAACTCCTTCTTGACTATCCAACGATAAATTTAGTCCAACTCCAGCAGTTGCCTTTGTTCCAAGCCCTTTGTTTAAACTAGTTCCAAACCCCATACTATACCCCACTCCTTTGTAACTGTTGTAATACATACTAATTGAAGGGGATATGTTTAAAGCAGCTCCTATTTTTGAATCAAAACCAAACAACTCAAAATTAGCGTTTCCACGAGCTCCTACAGTCCAATTCGTTTTTAAATATTCGGTTACTGTTATTTGCTCTGACCCATCAAAATCGTCAGGTAAGTTTTTTACATTTCTATTAATCACCCCAGGGTTTAAGGACCAACCTAATCCAACCCAACTGGCTTCTTGATCCATTCCTATTCCTGAATGATATGCCAAGTTAAACGGGTACCCTCCATCTGGACCTGGCAAATTAAATAACGGAATATTGTAGGTAAAATCCCCTGTAAATGGATCTACCATTTGATTCGTTGTTACCGGTTCAAACGACTGCACCTCTGGTTGACTAGGTCCACTGGTCAATGCCATAGACACTCCTGGCGCAAAAATTTGAAACAACATATTTATAGCTAAGTATAGCGCTATTCCTTTCGTGTATTTACTAAGCTTTAAAATCATATTACTGTTTTAATTTGGGTATATTATTAAGTGTTGTTGTTGGGTAATAAAATTGTACTGGCCCTGCACCAAAGACAGGATCATTAAATCGTATTGTTTTTTCTTGTGGCGTAGCTTTTTTTTCGACCTCAAACGCTAGAGTTACTTTGGCATAAGGTGCTAATCCGTAATTTCTTTCGTAATGCGCAAACAAACAGGGTAAGGTATCACCTCCTTGTATTAAACTTAAATCTTGTTGAATGTAGTCGGCTAAATAAAATAAACGGTTGTTATATTCTGCCACATCTCGAGCACCAGACTTGAGTACATCTTGTCCATCTAAGCTTTCTATTTTTAATGTATAATATTCTGTATGTTGCTGCTCTTCTGTCGCTTCGACACTATCTTTTGCTTGTAACAGTTGATAAGGCAAGGGTTTATAAAATAACTCATAAGCAAACTGACCGATTTCCTTACGTACTATTAACCCATTTTCAGGGTTTTCGACCCATTGTTTATAAGCTTGCTCTTCCAATTGGCCTGAAGTACAAGCTCCTAAAGCTAAAAATGGCAATATGTAAATAATGATTTGCTTCATTTTATTTTCCTACAAATTTTTGATTTACATATTTAATGACCTCTTGAGTAATGTCATTGGATTCTTTTCCATACATAATAGCACCAGAGCCATTGGCTCCAAAGATGTACCCCAACTGTTGTTCTTGACCGTAGTTTTCTACATATTCGTTTAGTTGTGTCCAAATTTGGTTATCGTATTGTTGTTGGAGTTGTTGATTCTCAGACTCAAACTGTTGTTGTTTGGCTAGGTATTGCTCTTTACTAAACAAAAAAGCTTGTTTTAAAGAATCGTTCGTTTCATTGGCTTTAATTCCAGCCACCATCATTTCTAAGTTTAACTTTAAACTGTCTAACACATTTTTTCGAGCATTTACAGTTTGTTCGAGTTGACCAGTTAATTGTTTTTTCAACTCAAAGGCTTCAAACAACTCTCCCATTTTGATGTATCCTGTTTTTTCTGTTTTAGAACAGCTTGTGATAAGCAACAACACCAAACTTCCAATAATTATTAATTCCTTTTTCATCTTCATCTTTTTTACTCTGTTGGACATCCAGGGCATGGATGTTGCGGGTCAAAAATTGGGTTCCCATCATAGAAAAACCTTAAGTATTGTTTCTCTTGTTTCTCATTGGTTACTTCTAGTATATAATATAGGGGAACTTGAATCGGTATAGTGCTCAAATCAATTTCATAAAAATTATTTCCATAAACCACTGATTGAGCTGGTAGCGTAAGTGGCGTATTACTTCCTGTTGGATAAACTTTATAATTTAAAACTCCATCTAAATCTTGGTATTCCTCGACATAATGGAATCGAAGTTTTTTATCTTCAACTTTATAATAACCTCCATTTAACTTAGGATAAAGCTCAGCATAACTTGTTCCATTAGAGTAGGTGAAAGTCGCACGAACTTTAGAGACTTGCAGTCCCGTTTGTGTCATTGCTGTTCCCACATAAAGTTTATTTGAATTTGGTGGAGTAACACTTCGCAATAAATATTCTCCACCAGTGCTCACATCTTTGAAACGATAATTAATTTTATTATTTTGCACGTCCCTTTCTAGGTAAAAGATATCTCCAGGAGAAATGAAATTATACTGGCCTATCCAATTCCCATTTTCGATAATATGAATTCGGTTATAACGTTGGTACATACAATAATCAAAATTTTTGTACGAGTTTACAGGCTCATTAACATTTGCTATATCTTCATCCCAAAATCCTAGGAAACGATAATAGTCAATACCATCAACTTTATAAGTAACTACCCCTGGTTCTCCTGACTTTAAATAATTATGAGAAACCGCTCCTGCATTAGTCCATCCAAACGGCGCTGTTTTGGTTAAAATATTGTTTACTCCATCAACTGCTATTCCTGACACATTATCCCATTTCACCATATAATCCACTCCAAAGGTTTGGCTTTTGGTATTGTTAAAAATATCCGTAACCACAACCGAATAGGTATCTTGAGTAACGTTATTGATATCCTGAGTAGTGGCTCCATTGCTCCACAAGTAAGTATATGGACCACTTGTCCCTGTAACCTGAAGATCAACTTGCCCCTGGACATTATTATCTAAATCTATATGAGTTACAGTAGCTGATAAATCAATAGGAATATCAAAAGTTGTGACAACATTATTTAGAGAAACTCCTGGATAATAGAAATTTACATCAACAAATAAGTCTTCTGACATAAAAACATTGGCGGCAGTTTCATAAAACGTCCATTTTTTTCCATTACGAATTCTATTATAATAAACCGTTCCATTGTACCTGTGTATTTCCAATTCATCTCCTATGGCCAAAACACCATTTCGTGCATGGTTAAAACTTCCACTCTCATACACAAAAACATCACCATTGTATGTTCCCAATCCATATTTAATACTACCTATTCCACCTGCTAAATTGTAGGTTGTTAAACCAAAAACTCTCAGCTTATTATCTGTTATACTTTCAACAGCATATTTTACGCTACCGTTCTCATTTGCTTTCAGTTGATTTGCAGAAATCCCAACTCCATCATTCCAACTGTTTCCTCCTGTTAATTTTGCAATACTATTGTTGACTGATGAATATGTATATCCTGTTACGTTTAACCATTTATTCAAATAACCTATTTTAAATACGCGTTCTTCAACACCTCCAATACCATCAGTTATTGTTAAAGTATATGTTCCAGGTTGTAAACCAGAGATGCTATTCCCCATTGCTCCATTATCCCACGACAACGTATAATAACCTCCCTGAGCATCAATACTTGTAACATTTATACTTCCGCTTAAAACATTATTTTCAGGATCAATATGTGTTAAAGACGCAACACAACCAATATAGCCAAAAGACGATTTTACATTAGCCAAAACACTTCCATGATAATAAGAACAAGCCCCAGCATATAATTGATCATTAATATTTACGGGAGTAGTATGATAAGTTGTCTTAACACCTGAACTTATGACACTATAAAGTATATTAGCACCACTTCGTTCTACCATTACGACATCACCAACTCCAATAACTCCAGAATAGGTATCTTTCAAATCCCCATACTCAAAAATTCTTAAATCTGTATGATTTTGATTAGCAGCAAACTGTAACTTCTCATAATTTCCTGGGGTTGTTGAATTTACCAAACCAATAAAAAATGAATGCCCTGTATTCGTTACCGTAAATTTTACTTCTCCATTGTGCTGAGACTCTAATTTGTTATGTGAAAAAACAGCATAATTCCAATTACTTCCAGCTGTTTTTTGGAGGGTATTCGCTGTATGACTATAAGAATAGCCACTTACATTAGCCCACTTAACATCATATTCCGCAAAAGAATAAGATGCATATAGTGTAAAAACAAAAAGAAGCCAAAATAACTTTTTCATATTCTATTGATTTATATGGTTTAATACATATTGAGTTGTCGCTCCACTAGTATTCTCAATGTAAACTTCTGTATAAATATTTCTAAGATTAGTATAGTTACCTAAACCTAGAGTAAGCTGCTTTTTTTCTCTTGCATAACTAAGTCCATCAGCAGGTGTATAATTGTCATATTCAAAATAGCTATCAAACAAATCGTTTCCTCCTTGTGTTCTTCCTGCTTTTACATATATCTTATAAATCTCTGTTGTGTCTAACAACAATACCGAAAGTGATAATTTAAACTCCTCGTTATCATCAAAACCAGAAAAGTTTCCCCCCATTAAAGCAGGATCATTCATTAAAGCTGGATCAATAACATGGGGCGTTGTAGCCTCTAAAAAAATATGGGTATTTGAAATAAGGTGTAGGTGTTGCGCCTTTGTTTGAATAGTTACAAACACACTTATTAATGTTAGTGAAATTACTGCTATCGTCTTCATAATATCTATTTTAGTCGTGTAAGAATACGGCTTAAGAATAGTTTTATGATTTTTTGTGCATTTTTTCTATTCTACGGTTGTTTTTACTTCAATTTTGTGCTTTTGAGTGCAAATGTGATGATGATATAAAACAAAGCAACACCAATTTGAAAAAAGGAAGTAGCGTCATTTTTTTCTAGGAAACTCCTACACCAAAAAATCAGTAGCTTACATAAGCTTCTACTCAAATAGTAAAGGGATAAATTGCTAAATATGAATATCGTGTTTGATTAACTGTGAATTGTGTTTAACGCTTCAAATAAAGTATTTTAGATTTGTACTATGGGAAAGAACGATATTTTTAGAATCAAGTCTGTTACACAGTTTTATGAAGCCATTGGCAAAGGAAGACCTAACCATCCATTGATTGGAGTATTTGATGTAACCGATTTGGAAATGTCTGATGAACAGGCTGACATTTATAAAGATGTTAAGATGACATCTGATTTGTATTCTATTATCTTAAAAGATGGAAGTTGTGGAATGCAATATGGAAGAAATAAATATGATTTTGAGGAAGGGGTACTTCAATTCATTGCTCCCAACCAAATTGTAACCTCCAATGATTCACACACTCCAAGCAGTTATGGTTTTTTTCTAGTTTTTCATCCAGATTTAATTCGAAATTTTGATTTAGGTAAACGAATTAAAAAATATAACTTCTTTAACT comes from Flavobacteriales bacterium and encodes:
- a CDS encoding OmpH family outer membrane protein produces the protein MKKELIIIGSLVLLLITSCSKTEKTGYIKMGELFEAFELKKQLTGQLEQTVNARKNVLDSLKLNLEMMVAGIKANETNDSLKQAFLFSKEQYLAKQQQFESENQQLQQQYDNQIWTQLNEYVENYGQEQQLGYIFGANGSGAIMYGKESNDITQEVIKYVNQKFVGK
- a CDS encoding SprB repeat-containing protein — encoded protein: MKKLFWLLFVFTLYASYSFAEYDVKWANVSGYSYSHTANTLQKTAGSNWNYAVFSHNKLESQHNGEVKFTVTNTGHSFFIGLVNSTTPGNYEKLQFAANQNHTDLRIFEYGDLKDTYSGVIGVGDVVMVERSGANILYSVISSGVKTTYHTTPVNINDQLYAGACSYYHGSVLANVKSSFGYIGCVASLTHIDPENNVLSGSINVTSIDAQGGYYTLSWDNGAMGNSISGLQPGTYTLTITDGIGGVEERVFKIGYLNKWLNVTGYTYSSVNNSIAKLTGGNSWNDGVGISANQLKANENGSVKYAVESITDNKLRVFGLTTYNLAGGIGSIKYGLGTYNGDVFVYESGSFNHARNGVLAIGDELEIHRYNGTVYYNRIRNGKKWTFYETAANVFMSEDLFVDVNFYYPGVSLNNVVTTFDIPIDLSATVTHIDLDNNVQGQVDLQVTGTSGPYTYLWSNGATTQDINNVTQDTYSVVVTDIFNNTKSQTFGVDYMVKWDNVSGIAVDGVNNILTKTAPFGWTNAGAVSHNYLKSGEPGVVTYKVDGIDYYRFLGFWDEDIANVNEPVNSYKNFDYCMYQRYNRIHIIENGNWIGQYNFISPGDIFYLERDVQNNKINYRFKDVSTGGEYLLRSVTPPNSNKLYVGTAMTQTGLQVSKVRATFTYSNGTSYAELYPKLNGGYYKVEDKKLRFHYVEEYQDLDGVLNYKVYPTGSNTPLTLPAQSVVYGNNFYEIDLSTIPIQVPLYYILEVTNEKQEKQYLRFFYDGNPIFDPQHPCPGCPTE